The proteins below are encoded in one region of Chrysemys picta bellii isolate R12L10 chromosome 4, ASM1138683v2, whole genome shotgun sequence:
- the LOC135983275 gene encoding guanylate-binding protein 1-like, which yields MEIPMLAPVCLIENSPAGELQVQQEALRVLAEIHQPVVVVAIAGLYRTGKSYLMNKLAGKRTGFSLGSTIQSHTKGIWMWCLPHPRRAGHTLVLLDTEGLGDVEKGDAKNDTWIFALAVLLSSTLVYNSRGTIDQQAMDQLHYVTELTERIKVKEVGQGGRQEGADSAEFVRFFPAFVWAVRDFMLQLELDGREITEDEYLESALKLKTGSSEQTKLYNLPRECIRQFFPARKCFVFVPPASRGKMCRLEELQEDELEPEFREQVARFCCHIWETSQPKTIPGGHVVTGAMLGNLAVTYVNAIRSGAVPCVESAVLALAQIENSAAVEEAVAVYKEQLGRQAALPTETVQELLELHAQCEREALRAFMARAIKDDDCRFQGELMRHLEEQKQELCRRNELASSERCTAALQELWDELDDRIVLGVYSVPGGYQCFLDDRQRMVERYPQVPANGVKADEVLQEFLQSKEVAAQSILQTDKALTEKEKEMAAERARAEAAERERQVLQQKKAELQQKLKDQERSYQENRQLLKEKLEDERKKLLEEQGKMLDQKLKELENLRKEWLQEKAARIEAEIQRLQQQNKELQNPPWIESALASLHEGACLVLPGIFGKLTGRWS from the exons ATGGAGATCCCCATGCTGGCCCCTGTCTGCCTGATCGAGAACAGCCCGgcgggggagctgcaggtgcagcaggaggcactgcgggTGCTGGCGGAGATCCACCAGCCCGTGGTGGTGGTGGCCATCGCCGGGCTGTACCGCACCGGCAAGTCCTACCTCATGAACAAACTGGCCGGCAAGAGAACAG ggttCTCGCTGGGCTCCACCATCCAGTCGCACACCAAGGGCATCTGGATGtggtgcctgccccacccccgccggGCCGGCCACACCCTGGTGCTGCTGGACACCGAGGGGCTGGGCGACGTGGAGaag GGCGACGCGAAGAACGACACGTGGATCTTCGCGCTGGCCGTGCTGCTCAGCAGCACCCTGGTCTATAACAGCCGGGGCACCATCGACCAGCAGGCCATGGACCAGCTGCA CTACGTGACGGAGTTGACGGAGCGCATCAAGGTGAAGGAGGTGGGCCAGGGCGGCCGGCAGGAGGGAGCGGATTCGGCTGAATTTGTGCGGTTCTTCCCGGCCTTTGTGTGGGCCGTGCGGGATTTCAtgctgcagctggagctggacGGGCGGGAGATCACCGAGGACGAGTACCTGGAGAGCGCCCTGAAACTAAAGACAG GCAGCAGTGAGCAAACCAAGCTCTACAACCTGCCCCGCGAATGCATTCGCCAGTTCTTCCCTGCCCGGAAATGCTTCGTCTTCGTcccgccggccagcagggggAAAATGTGCCggctggaggagctgcaggaggacgAGCTGGAGCCCGAGTTCCGGGAGCAGGTGGCCCGGTTCTGCTGCCACATCTGGGAGACGTCACAGCCCAAGACCATCCCAGGCGGCCACGTGGTGACTGGGGCCA tgctggggaacctggcagtGACCTACGTCAACGCCATCCGCAGcggggcagtgccctgtgtggagAGTGCGGTGCTGGCCCTGGCGCAGATCGAGAACTCGGCGGCGGTGGAGGAGGCCGTGGCTGTCTACAAGGAGCAGCTCGGGCGGCAGGCGGCGCTGCCCACGGAGACCgtgcaggagctgctggagctgcatGCCCAGTGCGAGCGGGAGGCGCTGCGGGCGTTCATGGCGCGCGCCATCAAGGACGACGACTGCCGCTTCCAAGGGGAGCTCATG CGCCACCTGgaggagcagaagcaggagctCTGCCGCCGGAACGAACTGGCATCTTCGGAGCGCTGCACGGCTGCCCTGCAGGAGCTGTGGGACGAGCTGGACGACCGGATCGTCCTGGGGGTGTATTCGGTGCCTGGGGGCTACCAGTGCTTCCTGGACGACCGGCAGCGGATGGTGGAGAGATACCCGCAGGTGCCGGCGAATGGGGTAAAG GCCGACGAGGTGCTGCAGGAGTTCCTCCAGTCCAAGGAGGTCGCGGCCCAGTCCATCCTGCAGACGGACAAGGCCCTGacggagaaggagaaggagatggCAG ccgagcgagcccgggccgagGCGGCCGAGCGGGAGCGGCAGGTCCTGCAGCAGAAGAAGGCTGAGCTGCAGCAGAAGCTGAAGGACCAGGAACGCAGCTACCAGGAGAACCGGCAGCTGCTGAAGGAGAAGCTGGAGGACGAGAGGAAGaagctgctggaggagcagggcaaGATGCTGGATCAGAAACTCAAG GAGCTGGAGAACCTGAGGAAGGAGTGGCTCCAGGAGAAGGCTGCACGCATTGAAGCTGAGATCCAGCGCCTgcagcagcagaacaaggagCTCCAGAACCCACCCTGGATCGAATCAGCGCTGGCATCACTGCACGAAGGGGCCTGCCTTGTGCTACCTGGCATCTTTGGCAAGCTCACCGGGCGCTGGTCCTGA